In the genome of Candidatus Binatia bacterium, one region contains:
- a CDS encoding M48 family metalloprotease, with amino-acid sequence MKRIQRSIGAGLAWALAFCALAASVAPTDVHPGFNLFTAKQDVELGRQSAAQVERQIPLLHDPAVEGPVEAIGRRLAAAAPGTKFPYQFRVTNLSDVNAFALPGGFLYVNRGLIELVPTEGQLAGVMAHEIAHVALRHQTNQVSKAYLARAGVGLLGGVLGGGNRSSGSIIQAMGGVGLNALFLRFSRTAESQADIVGAQIMARAGYDPREMADMFELLRRQAGRDPGRLERFLSDHPAPVDREERVRQEAARLPRANGSRAQGALPAVKAALRSDPPAVSMKQIANAAAPAPAAPAPGAIRIEPPAARMRAFTQKNGMFSMEYPENWRPFEAREGYGVTIVPQGGVVETSSGEPSIVCGVVVNHYVPFEGTVNDRSGASGPLEGRSRLEDATNDLVRQTTHANPYLTPERGSVRRVTAGNAPAISLDLSGRSPVTGQEERVRVVTRELSDGHVLYALAILPGPAAGSVAPTLDRMIASLRVATGGSHR; translated from the coding sequence ATGAAGCGCATCCAGAGATCCATCGGTGCGGGCCTCGCGTGGGCGCTGGCGTTCTGTGCGCTCGCGGCGTCGGTGGCTCCGACCGACGTCCATCCCGGCTTCAATCTTTTCACTGCCAAGCAGGACGTCGAGCTCGGCCGCCAGTCGGCGGCGCAGGTCGAGCGGCAGATTCCGCTGCTGCACGATCCGGCCGTCGAAGGCCCCGTCGAGGCGATCGGCCGCCGCCTCGCGGCGGCGGCGCCGGGGACGAAGTTCCCGTATCAGTTCCGCGTCACCAATCTCTCGGACGTCAACGCGTTCGCGCTGCCGGGCGGATTCCTCTACGTCAACCGCGGATTGATCGAGCTCGTCCCCACCGAAGGACAGCTCGCCGGCGTCATGGCGCACGAGATCGCCCACGTCGCGCTGCGGCATCAGACCAACCAGGTCTCGAAGGCCTATCTCGCGCGCGCCGGCGTTGGCCTCCTCGGGGGCGTCCTCGGCGGAGGCAACCGGAGCAGCGGGTCGATCATCCAGGCGATGGGAGGCGTCGGGTTGAACGCCCTTTTCCTGCGGTTCTCGCGCACGGCGGAGAGCCAGGCCGACATCGTCGGCGCGCAGATCATGGCTCGCGCGGGATACGACCCCCGCGAGATGGCGGACATGTTCGAGCTTCTCCGCCGGCAGGCAGGGCGCGATCCGGGCCGGCTCGAGCGATTTCTCTCCGACCATCCCGCGCCGGTGGACCGTGAGGAGCGCGTCCGCCAGGAGGCGGCGCGGCTTCCCCGCGCCAACGGTTCCCGCGCGCAAGGGGCGCTGCCGGCCGTGAAAGCGGCGCTGCGATCCGACCCGCCCGCGGTCTCGATGAAACAGATCGCGAACGCCGCCGCGCCCGCGCCGGCCGCTCCCGCCCCCGGCGCGATCCGCATCGAACCGCCCGCCGCCCGGATGCGCGCGTTCACGCAGAAGAACGGCATGTTCTCGATGGAGTACCCAGAGAACTGGCGTCCCTTCGAGGCGCGGGAGGGGTACGGCGTCACGATCGTCCCGCAGGGCGGGGTCGTCGAGACATCCTCGGGAGAGCCGTCCATCGTCTGCGGGGTCGTGGTCAATCACTACGTTCCCTTCGAAGGGACCGTGAATGACCGCTCCGGGGCGAGCGGGCCGCTCGAGGGCCGCTCGCGCCTCGAGGACGCGACCAACGACCTCGTGCGGCAGACTACGCACGCCAACCCGTACCTCACTCCAGAGCGCGGCTCAGTGCGCCGCGTCACGGCCGGAAACGCCCCCGCGATCTCCCTCGACCTCTCCGGGCGCTCTCCCGTCACCGGCCAGGAGGAGCGAGTCCGGGTTGTCACGCGGGAGCTCTCCGACGGACATGTGCTGTACGCGCTCGCCATCCTGCCGGGCCCGGCGGCAGGCTCCGTC